The Mixta hanseatica genome includes a region encoding these proteins:
- a CDS encoding basic amino acid/polyamine antiporter gives MDKKLGLSALTALVLSSMLGAGVFSLPQNMAAVASPAALLIGWAITGAGILFLSLALLLLTRLKPELDGGIFTYARDGFGELVGFSSAWGYWLCAVIANVSYLVIVFSALSFFTDSPGHVIFGDGNTWQAMLGASLLLWLVHWLVLRGVQTAASINMLATLGKLVPLGLFVVLAIIAFNFDRFRFDFTGVELGQPVWEQVKQTMLITLWVFIGVEGAVVVSARARDKRDVGKATLLAVLAALTVYLLVTLLSLGIVPRAELAEMRNPSMAGLMTKLIGSWGNAVIALGLVVSVCGAYLSWTIMAAEVPLIAAQQGAFPRSLSRQNRHNAPSASLWLTNGSVQVCLILIWLTNSDYNTLLTIASEMVLVPYFLVGAYLLKLVWNKGEIWMTAVALGACIYGLWLLYASGPLHLLLSVILYAPGMLLFLFARRGGRALRALSVVERVAIALLVAGAFPATWMLMK, from the coding sequence TTGGACAAAAAATTAGGCCTTAGCGCACTGACTGCGCTGGTACTCAGCTCAATGCTGGGCGCAGGCGTTTTCAGCCTGCCGCAAAACATGGCGGCCGTGGCCAGTCCCGCCGCACTTCTTATCGGCTGGGCCATTACCGGCGCGGGTATTCTGTTTCTTTCGCTGGCGTTGCTGCTGTTAACGCGCCTTAAACCGGAACTGGACGGCGGTATTTTCACCTACGCCCGTGATGGCTTCGGCGAGCTGGTGGGCTTCAGCTCCGCCTGGGGTTACTGGCTGTGCGCCGTGATCGCCAACGTTTCCTATCTGGTTATCGTTTTCTCTGCGCTGAGCTTTTTTACCGACTCGCCAGGACATGTGATCTTTGGCGATGGCAATACCTGGCAGGCGATGCTCGGCGCTTCATTGCTGCTGTGGCTGGTGCACTGGCTGGTCTTACGCGGCGTTCAGACGGCCGCCAGCATCAATATGCTCGCTACGCTGGGTAAACTGGTGCCGCTCGGCCTGTTCGTGGTGCTGGCGATCATCGCCTTTAACTTCGATCGTTTCCGTTTCGATTTTACCGGTGTTGAGCTGGGCCAACCGGTCTGGGAGCAGGTGAAGCAAACCATGCTGATTACCCTGTGGGTGTTTATCGGCGTAGAGGGCGCCGTGGTGGTGTCAGCCCGCGCGCGTGATAAGCGCGATGTTGGCAAAGCGACGCTGCTGGCGGTGTTGGCGGCCCTGACCGTCTACCTGCTGGTAACTCTGCTCTCGCTGGGCATCGTGCCGCGTGCCGAGCTGGCGGAGATGCGTAACCCTTCAATGGCCGGGCTGATGACCAAACTGATCGGCTCCTGGGGCAATGCGGTTATCGCGCTGGGGCTGGTGGTCTCGGTATGCGGCGCCTATCTGAGCTGGACAATTATGGCGGCCGAAGTGCCGTTAATCGCCGCGCAACAGGGCGCGTTTCCGCGCAGCCTGAGTCGACAGAATCGTCATAATGCGCCCTCGGCCTCGCTATGGCTCACCAACGGCAGCGTGCAGGTTTGCCTGATTCTGATCTGGTTAACCAACTCGGATTACAACACGCTGCTGACCATCGCTTCGGAAATGGTGCTGGTGCCCTATTTCCTGGTGGGTGCCTATCTGCTGAAGCTGGTGTGGAATAAAGGTGAAATCTGGATGACGGCGGTAGCGCTGGGCGCCTGCATCTATGGCCTGTGGCTGCTCTACGCCTCCGGCCCGTTGCACCTGCTGCTGTCGGTGATCCTGTATGCGCCGGGGATGCTGCTGTTTCTGTTTGCCCGCCGTGGCGGTCGGGCACTCAGGGCGCTGAGCGTGGTCGAACGTGTCGCCATCGCTCTGCTGGTGGCTGGCGCCTTCCCGGCGACCTGGATGCTGATGAAGTGA
- a CDS encoding FNR family transcription factor → MIPEKRSIRRIQSGGCAIHCQDCSISQLCIPFTLNEHELDQLDNIIERKKPIQKGQALFKAGDELRSLYAIRSGTIKSYTITEQGDEQITGFHLAGDLVGFDAIGSGHHPSFAQALETSMVCEIPFETLDDLSGKMPALRQQMMRLMSGEIKGDQDMILLLSKKNAEERLAAFIWNLARRFGQRGFSQREFRLTMTRGDIGNYLGLTVETISRLLGRFQKSGMLAVKGKYITIENHPMLAELAGQSRGAA, encoded by the coding sequence ATGATCCCGGAAAAACGCAGCATTCGTCGTATCCAGTCTGGTGGATGTGCCATTCATTGCCAGGACTGTAGTATTAGTCAACTTTGTATTCCTTTCACCCTGAATGAGCACGAGCTGGACCAGCTGGACAACATTATTGAGCGTAAAAAGCCGATTCAGAAAGGTCAGGCGCTGTTCAAGGCGGGTGATGAACTGCGTTCATTGTATGCGATTCGCTCCGGGACCATCAAAAGCTACACCATTACCGAACAGGGCGATGAGCAAATCACCGGCTTTCATCTGGCGGGCGATCTGGTCGGCTTCGACGCTATTGGCTCCGGTCACCATCCCAGCTTTGCCCAGGCGCTGGAAACCTCAATGGTGTGTGAAATCCCATTTGAAACATTAGATGATCTTTCCGGCAAAATGCCTGCCCTGCGTCAGCAGATGATGCGTCTGATGAGCGGCGAAATCAAAGGCGATCAGGATATGATCCTGCTGCTGTCTAAGAAAAATGCCGAAGAACGCCTGGCCGCCTTTATCTGGAATCTGGCGCGTCGTTTCGGCCAGCGCGGCTTCTCGCAGCGTGAGTTTCGCCTGACCATGACCCGTGGCGATATCGGTAACTATCTGGGCCTGACGGTGGAAACCATCAGCCGTCTGCTGGGGCGCTTCCAGAAAAGCGGCATGCTGGCGGTGAAAGGCAAATATATTACTATTGAGAACCATCCTATGCTGGCCGAGCTGGCCGGTCAAAGCCGCGGCGCTGCCTGA
- the rstB gene encoding two-component system sensor histidine kinase RstB gives MRKLFIQFYLLLFVCFLVMTMLVGLVYKFTAERAGRQSMDDLMKSSLYLMRSELREIPPRDWNKTINNLDLNLSFKLHIEPINKYQLDTGSMRRLHAGEIVALDDEYTFLQHIPRSHYVLAVGPIPYLFFLHEMRLLDIALLAFIGMSLALPVFIWMRPYWKDMLKLESAAQRFGKGHLDERIHFDNASSLVRLGVAFNQMADNINTLVASKKQLIDNIAHELRTPLVRLRYRLEMSDNLSAAESTALNRDIGQLESLIEELLTYARLDRPQVELFLQPVDLANWLGERIADIRSVHPEYEIALDLPQRENFGVSDTRLMERVLDNLVNNALRYAQQRLRVGLWFDGNLACLQVEDDGPGIPAAERQRVLEPFVRLDPSRDRATGGCGLGLAIVQSVALALGGHVMIDSSPLGGASVRFCWPVDLPLRGTANRP, from the coding sequence ATGAGAAAACTTTTTATCCAGTTTTATCTGCTGCTGTTTGTCTGCTTCCTGGTAATGACCATGTTGGTGGGGCTGGTGTATAAATTTACCGCTGAGCGCGCCGGACGGCAGTCGATGGATGATTTAATGAAAAGTTCGCTCTACCTGATGCGCAGCGAACTGCGGGAAATTCCGCCGCGCGACTGGAACAAAACCATCAACAATCTGGATCTTAATCTCTCTTTTAAGCTGCATATCGAGCCGATCAATAAATATCAGCTGGATACGGGCAGTATGCGGCGTCTGCACGCCGGAGAAATTGTCGCGCTGGACGATGAGTACACCTTCTTGCAGCATATTCCCCGCAGTCATTACGTGCTGGCGGTGGGCCCGATTCCCTATCTGTTTTTCCTGCATGAAATGCGGCTACTGGATATCGCGCTGCTGGCCTTTATCGGCATGTCGCTGGCGCTGCCGGTATTTATCTGGATGCGGCCCTACTGGAAAGATATGCTGAAACTGGAGTCGGCGGCGCAGCGCTTCGGTAAAGGCCATCTTGATGAACGTATCCATTTTGATAACGCCTCCAGCCTGGTAAGGCTGGGCGTGGCCTTTAATCAGATGGCGGACAATATCAATACGCTGGTCGCCAGCAAAAAACAGCTGATTGATAACATTGCCCACGAGCTGCGCACGCCGCTGGTGCGGCTGCGCTACCGGCTGGAGATGAGCGATAATCTCAGCGCCGCCGAATCCACCGCGCTGAATCGCGATATCGGTCAGTTGGAGTCGCTTATCGAAGAGTTATTAACCTATGCGCGTCTCGATCGTCCGCAGGTAGAGCTTTTCCTGCAGCCGGTGGATCTCGCCAACTGGCTCGGCGAGCGTATTGCTGATATTCGTTCGGTTCATCCTGAATATGAGATTGCGCTGGACCTGCCCCAGCGCGAAAATTTTGGCGTTTCCGATACGCGCCTGATGGAGCGGGTGTTGGATAACCTGGTGAATAACGCGCTGCGCTATGCGCAGCAGCGGCTGCGAGTGGGCCTGTGGTTCGACGGCAATCTGGCCTGTTTACAGGTGGAGGATGACGGTCCGGGCATCCCGGCAGCAGAGCGCCAGCGCGTACTGGAACCGTTTGTTCGTCTCGATCCCAGCCGCGATCGCGCCACCGGCGGCTGTGGGCTGGGTTTGGCGATTGTACAATCCGTAGCGCTGGCGCTCGGCGGTCACGTGATGATCGACAGCAGCCCGTTAGGCGGCGCCAGCGTTCGCTTTTGCTGGCCGGTTGATTTACCCTTGCGAGGTACGGCGAACCGCCCTTAA
- the rstA gene encoding two-component system response regulator RstA: protein MNKIVFVEDDPEVGELIAAWLSRHGLEVIVEGRGDRAEEVIAREQPDLVMLDIMLPGKDGMTLCRDLRASWPGPIVLLTSLDSDMNHILSLEMGANDYILKTTPPAVLLARLRLHLRQASVAQQDEIAPVINSQKALRFGSLTIDPLNRQVTLGDEVIALSTADYDLLWELAIHAGQILNRDALLKTLRGVSYDGMDRSIDVAISRLRKKLHDSATEPYRIKTIRNKGYLFAPHAWDTHTQ from the coding sequence ATGAATAAAATAGTTTTCGTTGAAGATGATCCTGAGGTAGGCGAGCTGATCGCCGCCTGGCTAAGTCGTCATGGTCTGGAGGTGATTGTCGAAGGCCGCGGCGATCGTGCTGAAGAGGTAATTGCGCGTGAGCAGCCTGACCTGGTGATGCTGGATATTATGCTGCCGGGCAAAGACGGCATGACCCTGTGCCGCGACCTGCGCGCCAGCTGGCCCGGCCCGATTGTGCTGCTGACCTCGCTGGACAGCGATATGAATCATATCCTGTCGCTGGAGATGGGCGCCAATGACTATATTCTGAAAACCACGCCGCCGGCTGTGCTGCTGGCACGCCTGCGCCTGCATTTACGTCAGGCGAGCGTGGCGCAGCAGGATGAGATCGCCCCGGTGATCAATAGCCAAAAGGCGCTGCGCTTCGGCTCTTTAACTATTGATCCGCTTAATCGTCAGGTCACGCTGGGGGATGAAGTGATCGCCCTTTCCACCGCCGATTACGATCTGCTCTGGGAATTGGCCATTCACGCCGGGCAAATTCTTAACCGCGACGCTCTGCTGAAAACTCTGCGCGGCGTCAGCTATGACGGCATGGATCGCAGCATTGACGTAGCCATTTCGCGCCTGCGGAAAAAGCTGCACGACAGCGCAACTGAACCTTATCGCATCAAAACCATCCGCAACAAAGGTTATCTGTTTGCGCCGCACGCCTGGGATACTCACACGCAATGA
- the ydgH gene encoding DUF1471 family protein YdgH, which translates to MKLKNTLLLTALLSSLTLTAQAAQELSPEKAAALKPFERINISGRFNSIGDASEAVSRRADSLGASAFYIQGINDATGNSGNWRVTADLYHADAPAAEKSASYRYFSGVKELPKAEAYQLEPFDTVSASGFFRNQPEVNEAIGKAAKEKGAASFFIVRQIDANNGGNQYITAYVYKADAAKRQVQSPNAIPRNSEAGKAALATGGAAAKQVELPGVASSETPSNKVGRFFETQSSTGERYTVRLPNGKEIQEVNAITAAQMQPFDTVTFTGHFGTPTEISEAVAKRAADKGAKFYHVTRQWQNQSGGNLTVTADLFK; encoded by the coding sequence ATGAAGCTGAAGAACACTCTTCTGTTGACCGCTCTGCTGTCATCACTGACGCTGACCGCCCAGGCGGCGCAGGAGCTGTCACCGGAAAAAGCGGCCGCGTTAAAACCATTCGAACGTATTAATATTAGCGGTCGTTTCAATTCTATTGGCGATGCCAGCGAGGCGGTCTCCCGTCGTGCAGATAGCCTGGGCGCATCCGCCTTTTATATTCAGGGCATAAACGACGCCACCGGCAACAGCGGCAACTGGCGCGTCACCGCCGATCTCTATCACGCCGATGCGCCTGCGGCGGAAAAAAGCGCTAGCTACCGCTACTTTAGCGGCGTGAAAGAGCTGCCAAAGGCGGAAGCCTATCAGCTGGAACCGTTTGATACCGTTTCAGCCAGCGGCTTTTTCCGTAACCAGCCTGAGGTCAATGAAGCGATCGGTAAAGCCGCTAAAGAAAAAGGCGCCGCCTCTTTCTTTATTGTGCGTCAGATTGATGCCAACAACGGCGGTAACCAGTACATCACTGCTTATGTCTATAAGGCCGATGCGGCGAAACGTCAGGTACAGAGCCCAAATGCGATTCCGCGTAACTCTGAAGCAGGTAAAGCCGCGCTGGCGACCGGCGGCGCCGCTGCGAAACAGGTTGAGCTGCCTGGCGTAGCCTCTTCGGAAACGCCAAGCAATAAAGTCGGCCGCTTCTTCGAGACCCAAAGCTCTACCGGCGAGCGTTATACCGTGCGCCTGCCGAACGGCAAAGAGATTCAGGAAGTAAACGCGATTACCGCTGCGCAAATGCAGCCGTTTGATACCGTTACTTTCACCGGTCACTTCGGTACGCCAACGGAAATCTCCGAAGCTGTCGCCAAGCGTGCTGCGGATAAAGGCGCCAAGTTCTATCACGTGACGCGTCAGTGGCAGAACCAGAGCGGCGGCAACCTGACGGTGACTGCCGATCTGTTTAAATAA
- the uspE gene encoding universal stress protein UspE, whose amino-acid sequence MVKYQNILVAIDPEQDDQPALRRAVYLNQRIGGKIKAFLPIYDFSYEMTTLLSPDERTTMRQGVISQRTEWIREQAHAYLEAGVDIDIKVVWHNRPFEAIIQEVLAGQHDLVLKMAHQHDRLESVIFTPTDWHLLRKCPCPVWMVKDQPWPEQGKAVVAVNLASEEPHHDGLNQKLIRETTELAAMVNHTEVHLVGAYPVTPINIAIELPDFDPSIYNDAIRGQHLVAMKALRQKFSIDEKFTHVAKGLPEEVIPDLADHLNAGVVVLGTIGRTGLSAAFLGNTAEQVIDHLRCDLLVIKPDNFASSIELDDDEDD is encoded by the coding sequence ATGGTTAAGTATCAAAATATTCTGGTGGCGATAGATCCTGAACAGGACGACCAGCCTGCATTGCGCCGGGCCGTTTATCTCAACCAGCGTATCGGCGGGAAAATTAAGGCTTTTTTGCCTATTTATGATTTTTCCTACGAGATGACCACCCTTCTTTCACCCGATGAACGCACAACTATGCGCCAGGGGGTGATTAGCCAGCGGACAGAATGGATTCGCGAGCAGGCACACGCTTATCTGGAAGCGGGTGTAGATATCGATATCAAGGTGGTGTGGCATAACCGTCCTTTTGAAGCGATTATCCAGGAAGTTCTTGCCGGTCAACACGACCTGGTATTAAAAATGGCCCACCAGCACGATCGGCTGGAGTCGGTTATTTTTACCCCTACCGACTGGCATCTGTTACGTAAATGTCCCTGCCCGGTGTGGATGGTGAAAGATCAGCCCTGGCCGGAACAGGGTAAAGCGGTGGTGGCCGTAAACCTTGCCAGCGAAGAACCCCACCATGACGGCCTTAATCAAAAGCTGATCCGTGAAACGACCGAACTGGCCGCGATGGTTAACCATACCGAGGTGCATCTGGTGGGCGCCTATCCGGTTACGCCAATTAATATCGCTATTGAGCTGCCCGATTTCGATCCCAGCATCTATAACGATGCGATCCGTGGTCAACATCTGGTGGCGATGAAAGCGCTGCGCCAGAAATTCTCTATTGATGAAAAATTTACCCACGTGGCTAAGGGGCTGCCCGAAGAAGTCATCCCGGATCTGGCGGATCACCTGAACGCCGGCGTAGTGGTGCTAGGCACCATCGGACGCACCGGACTTTCCGCCGCGTTTTTGGGCAATACAGCTGAACAGGTTATCGACCATTTGCGTTGCGATCTGCTGGTGATCAAGCCGGACAACTTTGCTTCGTCCATTGAGCTGGACGATGATGAAGATGATTAA
- the pntB gene encoding Re/Si-specific NAD(P)(+) transhydrogenase subunit beta — protein sequence MSGGLVTAAYIVAAILFICSLAGLSKHETSKQGNIFGMAGMGIALFATIFGPDTGNIAWILLAMIIGGAIGIHLAKKVEMTEMPELVAILHSFVGLAAVLVGVNSFIDHGPGLEPVMENIHLTEIFLGIFIGAVTFTGSLVAFGKLRGKISSSPLMLPHRHKLNLLALVVSFLLLWTFVSTDSVGLQIFALLIMIVIALAFGWHLVASIGGADMPVVVSMLNSYSGWAAAAAGFMLSNDLLIVTGALVGSSGAILSYIMCKAMNRSFISVIAGGFGTDSSAGSGEDEESGEYREINAQETADLLKNSSTVIITPGYGMAVAQAQYPVAEITEKLRARGINVRFGIHPVAGRLPGHMNVLLAEAKVPYDVVLEMDEINDDFTNTDTVLVIGANDTVNPAAQDDPRSPIAGMPVLEVWKAQNVVVFKRSMNTGYAGVQNPLFFKENTQMLFGDAKASVEAILKAL from the coding sequence ATGTCTGGCGGATTAGTTACTGCAGCATATATTGTTGCCGCAATCCTTTTTATCTGTAGCCTGGCGGGGCTTTCAAAGCATGAAACCTCGAAACAGGGAAATATTTTCGGCATGGCTGGGATGGGCATCGCGCTCTTCGCTACCATTTTTGGCCCGGATACCGGCAATATCGCCTGGATCCTGCTGGCGATGATTATCGGGGGCGCAATCGGCATTCATCTGGCGAAAAAAGTCGAAATGACCGAAATGCCGGAGCTGGTGGCGATCCTGCATAGCTTTGTGGGTCTGGCGGCGGTGCTGGTAGGGGTAAACAGTTTTATCGATCACGGCCCCGGCCTTGAGCCGGTGATGGAAAATATTCATCTGACGGAAATTTTCCTCGGCATCTTTATCGGCGCGGTGACCTTTACCGGCTCGCTGGTGGCGTTTGGCAAACTGCGTGGGAAAATCTCTTCAAGCCCGCTGATGCTGCCGCATCGCCATAAGCTTAACCTGCTGGCGCTGGTGGTTTCCTTCCTGTTGCTGTGGACCTTCGTAAGCACCGACAGCGTGGGGCTGCAAATCTTCGCGCTGTTGATCATGATAGTCATAGCACTGGCCTTCGGCTGGCATCTGGTTGCCTCGATCGGCGGCGCGGATATGCCGGTGGTGGTGTCGATGCTGAACTCTTACTCCGGCTGGGCGGCGGCGGCGGCGGGCTTTATGCTAAGCAATGACTTGCTGATCGTGACCGGCGCGCTGGTGGGCTCTTCGGGCGCAATCCTCTCTTACATTATGTGTAAGGCGATGAACCGTTCATTTATTAGCGTGATTGCCGGCGGCTTCGGCACCGACAGTAGCGCGGGCTCAGGCGAGGATGAGGAGAGCGGTGAGTATCGTGAAATCAACGCGCAGGAGACAGCAGACCTGCTGAAAAATTCCTCCACGGTGATCATTACGCCGGGCTACGGTATGGCAGTGGCGCAGGCGCAGTATCCGGTAGCGGAAATCACGGAAAAGCTGCGCGCACGTGGTATTAATGTGCGCTTTGGCATTCATCCGGTGGCCGGTCGTTTGCCGGGGCATATGAACGTACTGCTGGCTGAAGCAAAAGTGCCGTATGACGTGGTACTGGAGATGGATGAAATTAACGATGACTTCACCAATACCGATACGGTGCTGGTGATCGGTGCCAACGATACCGTTAACCCGGCGGCACAGGACGACCCGCGCAGCCCGATTGCCGGTATGCCGGTGCTGGAAGTCTGGAAAGCGCAAAACGTGGTGGTATTCAAACGCTCGATGAATACCGGTTACGCCGGCGTGCAGAATCCTTTGTTCTTTAAAGAGAATACGCAGATGCTGTTTGGCGATGCCAAAGCCAGCGTAGAGGCGATACTTAAAGCGCTGTAA
- a CDS encoding carboxypeptidase M32 encodes MSSAYQQLTQTFQRLSRFGHLSAIAGWDMQTMMPPAGSQARGEALAELSVLQHQLLTDSRVKTWLEAAQQESLNDVEQANLLEMRRAWQQAALLPAALVEAKSLAGSRCEHAWRQQRPANDWQGFAANLKEVVRLSREEAEIRAQAAGCSRYDALLDLYEPGMTSARLDATFGDLIQWLPDLLTRVVEKQAAEPVDTPVGPFPIEAQRQLGLALMKLLGFDFNAGRLDVSAHPFCGGVPDDVRITTRYNQNEFVSAMMGVIHETGHARYEQNLPKTWRGQPVALARSTAVHESQSLFFEMQLARSAPFLQHILPQVIAQMGDQPALTPANFVRLNQRVKRGFIRVDADEVSYPLHVILRYEIERALIGGDIEVEDIPALWDEKMQRYLGLDTQGNYRDGCMQDIHWTDGAFGYFPTYTLGAMYAAQLFQALKRALPQLETQIAGGELEPIFNWLSQNIWQHGSRFPTAQLITQASGEDLNPLHFRRHLEQRYLATN; translated from the coding sequence GTGTCATCCGCTTATCAACAACTTACCCAAACTTTTCAGCGCCTGTCGCGCTTTGGTCATCTTTCCGCTATTGCCGGCTGGGATATGCAAACCATGATGCCGCCAGCCGGCAGCCAGGCGCGCGGCGAAGCGCTGGCGGAACTTAGCGTATTACAGCATCAGCTGCTTACCGACAGCCGGGTTAAGACGTGGCTGGAGGCGGCGCAGCAGGAATCGCTGAATGATGTCGAGCAGGCTAACCTGCTGGAGATGCGGCGCGCCTGGCAGCAGGCGGCGCTGCTGCCCGCGGCGCTGGTGGAAGCGAAATCGCTCGCAGGTTCGCGCTGCGAACATGCCTGGCGACAACAGCGTCCGGCTAACGACTGGCAAGGGTTTGCCGCGAATCTGAAAGAGGTGGTGCGCCTGAGCCGCGAGGAGGCGGAAATCCGCGCGCAGGCGGCGGGCTGTTCACGCTATGACGCCCTGCTCGACCTCTATGAGCCTGGCATGACCAGCGCCCGACTCGACGCCACCTTCGGCGATCTTATTCAATGGCTACCGGACCTACTGACGCGCGTAGTGGAAAAACAGGCCGCCGAGCCGGTTGATACGCCCGTCGGCCCTTTCCCCATCGAGGCGCAGCGTCAGCTGGGCTTAGCACTGATGAAGCTACTTGGATTCGATTTTAACGCCGGTCGCCTCGATGTTAGCGCGCATCCATTCTGCGGCGGCGTGCCGGATGACGTGCGCATCACCACGCGCTATAACCAAAATGAGTTTGTCAGCGCCATGATGGGGGTGATTCACGAAACCGGACACGCCCGCTATGAACAAAATCTGCCGAAAACCTGGCGTGGTCAGCCGGTCGCGCTGGCGCGTTCTACGGCAGTTCACGAGTCGCAAAGCCTGTTCTTCGAAATGCAGCTGGCACGCAGTGCGCCGTTCCTGCAGCATATTCTGCCGCAGGTGATCGCGCAGATGGGCGATCAACCCGCTTTAACGCCAGCTAATTTTGTCCGCCTCAACCAGCGCGTGAAACGCGGTTTTATTCGCGTCGATGCTGATGAGGTGAGTTATCCACTGCATGTAATCCTGCGTTATGAAATCGAACGCGCGCTGATTGGCGGGGATATCGAGGTAGAGGATATTCCTGCGTTGTGGGACGAGAAAATGCAGCGCTATTTAGGGCTGGATACCCAGGGCAACTACCGTGACGGCTGCATGCAGGATATTCACTGGACCGACGGCGCCTTCGGCTATTTCCCCACCTATACGCTGGGCGCAATGTATGCGGCGCAGCTTTTCCAGGCGCTGAAGCGCGCCCTGCCGCAGCTGGAGACACAAATTGCCGGCGGCGAGCTGGAGCCGATCTTTAACTGGCTTTCCCAGAATATCTGGCAGCACGGCAGCCGCTTCCCTACCGCCCAGCTGATTACCCAGGCGAGCGGCGAAGATCTTAATCCGCTACATTTCCGTCGTCATCTGGAACAGCGCTACCTTGCTACTAACTGA
- the pntA gene encoding Re/Si-specific NAD(P)(+) transhydrogenase subunit alpha: MLIGVPKERLPKEARVAATPKTVEQLLKLGFSVAIEQQAGAAASFADSAYQQAGATLVDRQQVLQADIVLKVNAPDDEEIALLREGSTLISFIWPAQNPQLMEKLAARKINVMAMDAVPRISRAQSLDALSSMANIAGYRAVVEAAHEFGRFFTGQITAAGKVPPAKVMVIGAGVAGLAAIGAARSLGAIVRAFDTRPEVKEQVKSMGAEFLELDFKEEAGSGDGYAKVMSEAFIEAEMALFAAQAKEVDIIITTALIPGKPAPRLITRDMVASMKPGSVVVDLAAQTGGNCELTVADQVTTTENGVKIIGYTDLPSRLPTQSSQLYSTNLVNLLKLLCKEKNGEIDINFDDVVIRGVTTVRAGEVTWPAPPIQVSAAPKAAQAAAAPQAVPEKPASPWRKYLLLALAIVLFACLANVAPAAFLSHFTVFALSCVVGYYVVWNVSHSLHTPLMSVTNAISGIIVVGALLQIGHGGWVTFLAFIAVLIASINIFGGFTVTQRMLKMFRKN, encoded by the coding sequence ATGTTAATTGGAGTACCCAAAGAGCGGTTGCCGAAGGAAGCCCGGGTGGCAGCAACGCCGAAAACGGTGGAACAGCTGCTGAAACTGGGTTTTAGCGTGGCAATCGAACAGCAGGCGGGCGCTGCGGCCAGCTTTGCCGATAGCGCTTATCAGCAGGCCGGTGCGACGCTGGTCGATCGCCAGCAGGTATTGCAGGCGGATATTGTGCTGAAGGTGAACGCGCCTGATGACGAAGAGATCGCACTGCTGCGGGAAGGCAGTACGCTGATTAGCTTTATCTGGCCTGCGCAGAATCCACAACTCATGGAAAAACTCGCCGCGCGTAAGATTAACGTGATGGCGATGGATGCGGTGCCGCGTATTTCCCGTGCCCAGTCGCTGGACGCCCTGAGTTCCATGGCTAACATCGCTGGCTATCGCGCAGTCGTGGAAGCGGCGCATGAATTCGGACGCTTCTTTACCGGCCAGATCACCGCCGCCGGGAAAGTGCCGCCGGCCAAAGTGATGGTTATCGGCGCGGGCGTCGCCGGGTTAGCTGCTATCGGCGCCGCCCGTAGCCTGGGCGCTATTGTGCGCGCTTTTGATACTCGTCCTGAAGTAAAAGAGCAGGTCAAAAGCATGGGCGCCGAATTCCTTGAGCTTGATTTTAAAGAGGAGGCGGGCAGCGGCGACGGCTATGCCAAAGTGATGTCGGAAGCCTTTATTGAGGCGGAAATGGCGCTGTTCGCCGCGCAGGCGAAAGAGGTGGATATTATTATTACCACGGCGCTTATCCCTGGCAAACCTGCGCCGCGTCTGATTACCCGCGATATGGTCGCCAGCATGAAACCCGGCAGCGTGGTAGTGGATCTGGCGGCGCAAACCGGCGGCAACTGTGAACTTACCGTCGCCGACCAGGTGACCACTACTGAGAACGGCGTCAAAATTATTGGCTATACCGATCTGCCCAGCCGTTTGCCCACCCAGTCTTCTCAGCTCTACAGCACTAACCTGGTCAATCTGTTAAAACTGTTGTGCAAAGAGAAAAATGGCGAAATCGATATCAACTTCGATGACGTCGTGATCCGTGGCGTAACCACGGTGCGCGCTGGCGAAGTGACCTGGCCGGCACCGCCGATTCAGGTTTCCGCCGCGCCCAAAGCCGCGCAAGCCGCCGCCGCGCCGCAGGCGGTGCCGGAGAAGCCCGCCTCGCCGTGGCGAAAATATCTGCTGCTGGCGCTGGCGATTGTGCTGTTTGCCTGCCTGGCTAACGTGGCGCCGGCGGCCTTCCTTTCGCACTTTACTGTTTTCGCGCTCTCCTGCGTGGTGGGTTATTACGTGGTCTGGAATGTCAGCCATTCGTTGCATACGCCGCTGATGTCGGTGACCAACGCTATTTCCGGGATCATCGTGGTAGGTGCGCTGCTGCAAATAGGTCATGGCGGCTGGGTCACCTTTTTGGCCTTTATTGCCGTGTTGATTGCCAGCATTAACATCTTTGGCGGTTTTACCGTAACTCAGCGCATGCTGAAAATGTTTCGTAAGAACTAA